Part of the Vagococcus teuberi genome, AAGTTAAAAGGGAAGGGTAAATATGAAAAGTAAACATATTCATCAAAGGGTGGAGAGTCTTTATAATGATTTAACACATTCGGAACAAAAAATAGCCAATTTGGTATTAGAAAGACCGGAAGATGTGATGAAAATGACTGCAAGTGAGTTAGCAAAAGAGTCACAAACTAGTCCAGCTTCAGTCATTCGTTTTTGTAAATCAATAAATATTCCGAGTTTTCCAGAATTAAAAATAGCATTATCAGCTGAAAGACAGTGGGATGTTCCCAAAGAGTATTCAGACATATTACCAAATGAGAAAATATCGGATGTGAAAGCAAAACTTTTAGGCAATGCTTATCAATCTATGCAAGAAACGATTCAATTAGTTAGTGAAGATGTGTTAGATGATGCGGTACAGATGATTTCTTCAGCGCCATTTGTCTATGTTTACGGGATAGGCTCATCTTACCTTGTCGCAGAAAATATTGCTCAAAAGTGGAATCGAATTGGGAAAGTTTGTATCTGTATTGCAGATGTTCACTTGCTTATAGCCAGTCTAACTTCAGCTGTACCTGGTTCTATTTTTATTGGTATTTCAAATTCGGGGGAAACATCAGAAGTACTAGAAATTAATCACATTGCAAGAGAGCATGGCATCAAGACAATTGGTATTTCACAATTTGGGATGAATACATTGAGCAAACAAGTTGATTTATCTATTCAAACGGTGAAATCCAAAGAAGCAGAATTAAGAAGTGCTGCTACGAGTTCATTGATGTCTCAATTTATTTTGATCGATTTATTGTTCCATGTATATGTTTTAAAAGAATACGATGAAAACATGGAAAATATTAGAGAATCTAGAACGTTAGTAGATGAATACAAGCGTCGTACTAGTAAAAAATAACAACCATCCAATTGGGTCTAAGGACTTAATTGGATGGTTTTTTAAAGATAATAAATTTACTAAATACATAGTTAGCAATTAAGACAACCACATTACTGATAATTTTAGCAATCATTGGCTGCTGATGTAACCACTTGACTAAGACAAATAAAACAACAGTATCAATGCCTAAAGATAATAAGCGGAACGAAAAGAAGGACATCATCTCTTTTACGTTGATAGTCTCTTGATTGTCTTCATGAGCGAAAACATACTTTTTATTGGATATATAGGCAAATAGCACAGAAAAAATCCATGCAACGACGTTTGCGAAAATATAATTAAGTTGTAGGACCCCTTCAATGAGATAGAACACGACAATATTAATAATCGTTGTCATAACACCCATCACGACATACATAAATAACTCAAATAGTGTGTCAGATAGTCCTAATGTTTTAGTAAAAAAATGTTTTAATTTATTCATAGACTCTCTCTTTTCTAATAAACAATTTATAATAGGCTCTTATAGAACAATAACCAATCGTCAGTGAGATCGCAATCAATTTAATTATGAGTACATAAGTCATATTCATAACTGGTTTGTAAGATAATATGATGGTATTTTCACCATTTTTTGGTTGGATAATTAAACTACCAATATCAGATGTGTCGTACTCTGATTTATCTAGTATTTTGCCATTTAACTCAATCACGCTATGTTCATAGACGATGAGGGGGAATTGTTTTTTCTTTGATGAGTGTTTTTTATTGTCCCAAACTAATTGGATCGTTCCATTATCTAGTATAGTCGTTGTAATGTTTTTTTGATTATCAAATATTTCTTTTTCATAAACTTCATATGGCTCTATTTCACTATATAGCTCTTGGCTAGTTGTATTTTTTGATATAGGAAGGTAATCTGGTGTTCCCTTTTCTATTGTGTCAAATACTTTCGTTAAGTCAGGCGATCTAAGGTTATTTCTAATATTATCTGGCTCTGTTTCAATCAGATTAGATCGATTGTTCCCCATAGCGACAGGATCATCTTGCCAACGTTGCGCATTTTTGACCATGTTGCTGTTAGCTTCGACTAATATGAAGCCGACTAGG contains:
- a CDS encoding GtrA family protein, producing the protein MNKLKHFFTKTLGLSDTLFELFMYVVMGVMTTIINIVVFYLIEGVLQLNYIFANVVAWIFSVLFAYISNKKYVFAHEDNQETINVKEMMSFFSFRLLSLGIDTVVLFVLVKWLHQQPMIAKIISNVVVLIANYVFSKFIIFKKPSN
- a CDS encoding MurR/RpiR family transcriptional regulator, whose translation is MKSKHIHQRVESLYNDLTHSEQKIANLVLERPEDVMKMTASELAKESQTSPASVIRFCKSINIPSFPELKIALSAERQWDVPKEYSDILPNEKISDVKAKLLGNAYQSMQETIQLVSEDVLDDAVQMISSAPFVYVYGIGSSYLVAENIAQKWNRIGKVCICIADVHLLIASLTSAVPGSIFIGISNSGETSEVLEINHIAREHGIKTIGISQFGMNTLSKQVDLSIQTVKSKEAELRSAATSSLMSQFILIDLLFHVYVLKEYDENMENIRESRTLVDEYKRRTSKK